One Falco peregrinus isolate bFalPer1 chromosome 7, bFalPer1.pri, whole genome shotgun sequence genomic window, ATGCTTTTGGTcgttgctgggtaatgtttgtACTAcgtcaaggactttccagtttctcagaccctgccagcaagagggctggaggggcacaagtAATTGGGAGTtaacacagccaggacagctgacccaaaatAGCTAAAGggttattccataccatagaacatcatgctcagtatataaactgggggaagaaggaagggggggatgtttggagtgatggtgtttgtcttcccaagtaagcgttgtgtgatggagccctgctttcctggagatggctgaacccaggcctgctgatgggaagtggtgaattaattccttgttttgtttggcttgcatgcacagcttttgctttacctgttaaactgtctttatctcaacctacAAGCTgtctcacttttacccttccgattctctcccTGACCCCACCaggagggagtgagcaagtgtctgggtggggcttagttgccaggtggggttaaaccatgatgCCTGTATCTGAAGACTATTATATAGTCAGGGGTCCAGGCCCTCAGCAGGACTCAGGCATTCTGGCATTTCATGGATTTGATGGTGTCATACCATACAGAGGTCTAGAGCTCATCATTATCTTGGGTTTATGAGTTAGCAGCAGCAAATGCCTACATTGTAACCTTCCCAATGTAAGGACACAATAGACTAGGAAGAGAAAAGATAACCAGGGCTCCCATAATTTTGCTTTACAAAGCTCACAGCAGTTCTTAACTTCACTGAAGAGGAGCAGTTAATTTCATTGAACTGAAAGGAGATCAGGCCCTTGATCTTAATGAGCAAGACATATTCCTAAAAAGTACACCCCAGGTCACAACCGGGACAGCCTGTGACAATACCAGTGCATATTagcagaaaacactgctttgcTCAGCTTGGAAACTGCCTGTTGCCAAGCTGGGCATGTCATCCCAACACTTAATCCACTTGTAAGTAAATCATTACAAAGAgttagaaaaatgaaacacttaCTTGGTCCAAGACCTATGGAAAATGCAGCAACATAAACAAGGAGGCTGGCCAGTGAGAGCCATTTCAGGACAGCAGGAACCTCCCCACTTTTCAGGTGAGACCCTGTTGTGCTTTTGCCTCCTGCCAGGGCAGTCCTGTTCAGTTCTCCTGTCCTAGCAACATCTGGGCTTCTCTGCGCATCAAATGACAATCTTTCTGGTGAAGCCATGCTAGCAAAGAGGTCCTTGAGACTCCCGTTGGTGACACCGCTGAGGTTTTCTGGTCTCTGGAGAAAGAAATCCTCTGGAGATTGGCTTCTACAGACATTAGTAAAATTCACATGTATGTTATGGTTCACTAAGCCCATAGTGACCAACGACAGTGCCATAACAGAAGAGCCAATACATAGAAAAGTTTTACTTCCAACTTGATCCACAAAAACCGTGGCTGGGACTGTGCTGACCACTTTAACCACTCCAACTCCAGTAGAAGCCAAACTGGCAGCTTCATTGCTCTGGAACCCAACCGACTTCAAAACAGTCGATGCATAAAACAAAATGTTGGGTTGCCCAGTTGTTTGCACAAAAAAGACTAGAGTAAGTCCTACCAGCATTCGGGCCCTCATGTTGTTTTTTGAACGAAACAGGTCCAAGAAACTATATTGATGTTCATCTTTCAGGGAAGACTTGATCACAGTAAGTTCTTTAGTAGCATCTGATGTTTCCCGTAGCCTCTCCAGTACTTTGCTTGCAGCTTCATCGTTATTTTTCATGACAAGAAACCGAGGGCTTGGAGGAAGGAAATACATGGCAATAGCCTGCAAAGCACCTAATGGAATCACAAGGCCAAACATGTACTTCCAGCCATGAGATACACTGGCAAACGCATAATTTGAAATATAGGCAAAGAGAATGCCTATCACAATCATGAGTTCATTCAATGACACGAGGAGACCTCTTCTGTGCTGCGGGGCGATCTCAGCAATATACACGCATGTTGCAATTGATGATAATGAGATGGAAATACCTATGGCAATCCGTCCCACAATAAGTATCCCGTATGATTCATAGGGCAGTAAAATCAGACTTCCCAACACAAGTAAAGAAGATGCAATAATAATAGCAAGTCTCCTTCCAAATTGGTCTATCAGAAATCCACCCGTAAGGGATGCAAATAAGGCCCCAAAAAGCAGGGAACTTACAACAATTTCCTGCTCTTTGCAAGAGAGTGCTAATATGCTGCTCATCTGAAGGAGAGCTCCAGAGATAAGGCCCAACTCGTAACCCATCAGAAGTCCACTTAcggcagcaacagcagaagatAGAAAAGTAAATGTTCCACAAcctgaaataagagaaaaaaccacaaaaactaGAAAGTGTGACTTCTGCAACATTCTGATAACTAATAATAACTTTATTTGATATGCCagtcaaaaaaatctttttgtaacTTTTAGGCAAAGGAGTTAGGTGTGTACAAACCCAGTGGTGAcataaaaagctatttttgaaaagaaaaaaaaatacattttttaattcatataaATGCCTTTGAGTTCCTTGTCTTACTGATCAGAAGTCAATAAGGTTTTGATCAGGCTTTAAATAATTAAACCTTCTACTTCAGAATGTCATTGCAAAAGGCAACACTGACAATAACAACCTTTTGGTAAGAAAGCAGTTTTTGCCTTGAGATGTTCTCAGTTTTATTCCTGTATTGAACTGAGGAAGTCATGTCCACCCAGCTAGTGTACCATGGGCCAGGAAGGCAGTAATTTCCTAGCCAAACTGCTTCAACCCTGACTTGAATAAGTAACAAGTTTTCCCTCTCCATTTCCTAATTCCGGTGCTTCACCTGATGGAAAATTACCCACTGAGCATGAGGCTGATCCAGATAGCTGGGATATTCTAGGAACACCAATCTTTGAGGTAAAAATTAATGAACTTTCTGGGCTTTGCCCATGACTAATCTCAGATACTTCAGAATATCAGGATCAAATATTTTGCATAGTTTATGATGGCAACAATGTCAGGAATAAAAAACAGATGGtgaaaacataaaccaaatgGAGATTATATGCCTCTGAATGTCCACTTTAAAACAAACTCGTTTTATCCAACTGTGATTCATTGTTTATTGTTGCAAGATAGATTTGACTGTTCATATTCTACTAACTGTGAAGCCTTTTGCACCCTAAACTTTGAGGAATATATCAGTTTGTTATTGTTGGTCTTGTTCTTTCTCTCGGCATGATTTTCCTCTCATCATGATGTTGGCTGCCACACAAATAGGAAAAGAGTAAATTGACTTCTGATTTTCCGGTTAGTTGGAGAGATTAGGATGTGTCTGAGGAGAGGTAGCTTTTGCAGCATAAAAGAGTCTGTATTTCAGTTAATTCTCTTGGAAAAAGTACTTTCCAGCTTGGCTGGAAAGTTGTATATGGTCTGATTGAAAATGATACATagactttgtttatttttcacttatttttctaaGGCATTAAGGTTCTTTGATCACGCTGACTGCCTGGAGTTCCTTGCCAATAACTTTTGAGCACACTGGTAAGGATCAATCCGGTTTGACAGAGGATATTACATTTATGAAGCAAATTGtgaaaagagaggaggagggaagccCTAGCAGAATGTCTGCACTACTAAAATAAACAATGCCAGTGCCCAAGCCTGGACCCTGGCACATGGCCATGTATTCCAATAAATTGCTGGTATGGTCCCTGGCATGGTTGTGCCCCAAGCCACCTCTTGCTCTCCTAACAATTCCTGGAGGCAGTTTGGCTCAAGGCGTGAGCCCACCATCCCACCCTGCAACCTACTCCGCAGGAGTCTGGGTTAttctggaaggcagcagagttTAACTGTGTGAGTATAAGCTCTGATTCCAGGGTCAGGGGAGATGTGTAAGCCCATTAAGTCTATTAAGATAAGTATTGCCTATTAGCTCTCCTACCTGGCTCTGGGTTTGCTCCCTTTGAGCCAAGCagaagccaagcagcagcagccccaagTTGCTGAGTGCACCCAGCACGCCTCAGCCCACTCTGCCTCTGGGCTTGGGTGGCTGGCAAGCCAGAGGTAGACAAGAGATGGGCAAACCCCATGGTTTTGGTATGATGAGCCGTAAGGTCATGGAAGAAATGGGAGTACTGCAAGAAGTCTTTCAGAAGGTGGGGGTGGATGGTAGATTTGTTGTGATGAAGGTGGGGACAGCTTGGAGAAAATGTCAGAAGCAAATTTGCAAAATGTTCCAGTgatgaaacaatatttttttaatatttttcttgtcatcCATGTCTGTATTATGTctaaagctttttcttcctttatgtCTGCAGGATCCGAGATCATTGCACTTATTTTAAACAGAGGTTAGTGCATGGATTAGGGCAAGGTCCTGCTGTACTTCCTTCACATGCTAAATAGCACTTCAGTGGAAGTACTACTGTCTCCAGTTAAGCTGCTTTGTGCTACATATGCTCCATCCTCCAACACATGCATGCAGTATACACTCTATCATTGCAAAACCTAATTTCTCCCTCCCCTTTATACTTGTGACTTGCCTGCTTGGTGTATATTACTAGATCTGGGAGATATACCCCTCCAACGAATCCTGGCTGGAAATCAGGGCTGGTAACAACACGGTGTTGTGCTGAATGAATGATCTTTGGTATCGGAACCACACTGATAATTTGATCACGGTGCTCTGCCCAAACTTCTGCTCAGTGCTGATATCTGTGCTTTCTTGGATACCTCTGTATTTTATGTCATTAAGCCATGTAGATTGAAtctaagatttttctttacatattaTGAAGGCAAAACAGACCATTGTGGTCATC contains:
- the SLC2A12 gene encoding solute carrier family 2, facilitated glucose transporter member 12 isoform X2 → MVPGQSTEDLGQQSRTMRAGEDEKSSQDSRRSSRHHLRQLPAAAGCGTFTFLSSAVAAVSGLLMGYELGLISGALLQMSSILALSCKEQEIVVSSLLFGALFASLTGGFLIDQFGRRLAIIIASSLLVLGSLILLPYESYGILIVGRIAIGISISLSSIATCVYIAEIAPQHRRGLLVSLNELMIVIGILFAYISNYAFASVSHGWKYMFGLVIPLGALQAIAMYFLPPSPRFLVMKNNDEAASKVLERLRETSDATKELTVIKSSLKDEHQYSFLDLFRSKNNMRARMLVGLTLVFFVQTTGQPNILFYASTVLKSVGFQSNEAASLASTGVGVVKVVSTVPATVFVDQVGSKTFLCIGSSVMALSLVTMGLVNHNIHVNFTNVCRSQSPEDFFLQRPENLSGVTNGSLKDLFASMASPERLSFDAQRSPDVARTGELNRTALAGGKSTTGSHLKSGEVPAVLKWLSLASLLVYVAAFSIGLGPMSWLVLSEIFPGGIRGRAMALTSSMNWGINLLISLTFLTVTGNTRRPPCAG
- the SLC2A12 gene encoding solute carrier family 2, facilitated glucose transporter member 12 isoform X1 — translated: MVPGQSTEDLGQQSRTMRAGEDEKSSQDSRRSSRHHLRQLPAAAGCGTFTFLSSAVAAVSGLLMGYELGLISGALLQMSSILALSCKEQEIVVSSLLFGALFASLTGGFLIDQFGRRLAIIIASSLLVLGSLILLPYESYGILIVGRIAIGISISLSSIATCVYIAEIAPQHRRGLLVSLNELMIVIGILFAYISNYAFASVSHGWKYMFGLVIPLGALQAIAMYFLPPSPRFLVMKNNDEAASKVLERLRETSDATKELTVIKSSLKDEHQYSFLDLFRSKNNMRARMLVGLTLVFFVQTTGQPNILFYASTVLKSVGFQSNEAASLASTGVGVVKVVSTVPATVFVDQVGSKTFLCIGSSVMALSLVTMGLVNHNIHVNFTNVCRSQSPEDFFLQRPENLSGVTNGSLKDLFASMASPERLSFDAQRSPDVARTGELNRTALAGGKSTTGSHLKSGEVPAVLKWLSLASLLVYVAAFSIGLGPMSWLVLSEIFPGGIRGRAMALTSSMNWGINLLISLTFLTVTELIGLSWVCFIYTIMSLASLAFVIVFIPETKGCSLEQISMELAKQKYAKTPLCWMSQRREKLVPVELAKREKEQLY